One genomic region from Salipiger sp. CCB-MM3 encodes:
- a CDS encoding AzlD domain-containing protein, whose translation MIERGDLWLVILGLGLGSFALRFLFLGLVGDRPLPAWLTRHLRYTAVAMMPALVAPLVVWPAATDGQTDPARLIAALVTLGVGLASKNVILAILSGAVALIAGGYWLS comes from the coding sequence ATGATCGAACGCGGAGATCTCTGGCTGGTGATCCTCGGGCTGGGGCTGGGCAGCTTTGCCCTGCGCTTCCTGTTCCTTGGGCTTGTCGGCGACCGCCCCCTGCCCGCGTGGCTGACGCGCCATCTCCGCTACACCGCCGTGGCGATGATGCCCGCGCTGGTAGCGCCGCTGGTGGTCTGGCCCGCCGCGACCGACGGGCAGACCGACCCTGCCCGTCTGATCGCCGCATTGGTGACGCTCGGTGTCGGGCTGGCCAGCAAGAACGTGATCCTTGCCATCCTCAGCGGCGCGGTGGCGCTGATCGCGGGCGGTTACTGGCTCAGCTGA
- the greA gene encoding transcription elongation factor GreA codes for MEKILMTRAGFTALETELKTLKSVERPAIIKAIAEAREHGDLSENAEYHSAREKQSFIEGRIKEIESVMSLAEVIDPAKLTGAIKFGATVTVVDEDTDEEKTWQIVGEYEANIEKGLLNIKSPIARALIGKDEGDSVEVRTPGGEKSYEILTIAYK; via the coding sequence ATGGAAAAGATACTGATGACCCGCGCGGGCTTCACCGCGCTCGAAACCGAATTGAAAACGCTCAAGTCCGTTGAGCGTCCGGCCATCATCAAGGCCATCGCCGAAGCACGTGAGCACGGCGATCTGTCGGAGAACGCCGAATACCATTCCGCGCGCGAAAAGCAGAGCTTCATCGAAGGCCGGATTAAAGAGATCGAAAGCGTGATGTCGCTGGCCGAGGTGATCGACCCGGCGAAGCTGACCGGTGCGATCAAGTTCGGCGCCACGGTTACCGTCGTCGATGAAGACACCGACGAAGAAAAGACCTGGCAGATCGTCGGCGAATATGAGGCCAACATCGAAAAGGGCCTGCTCAACATCAAATCGCCCATCGCTCGCGCCCTGATCGGCAAGGACGAAGGCGACAGCGTCGAGGTGCGCACCCCCGGCGGCGAGAAGAGCTACGAGATCCTGACGATCGCGTACAAGTAA
- a CDS encoding acyl-CoA dehydrogenase, translating into MAYRAPVAEFTFLLDKVVGFDAVTATERHAEATPDMVAAVLGEAGRLCDEVLAPLNRAGDLQGAVLENGVLRSTPGFAEGYRAIAEGGWVAVAGPVEHGGMGLPLTVASAVNEMMSGACLALHLNPLLTQGQIEALEHHASEEIKALYLPKLISGEWSGTMNLTEPQAGSDVGALSSKAVPNGDGTYAITGQKIFISWGDCDFTGNVCHLVLARLPDAAPGTKGISLFLVPKYIPDEFGAPGVANDLRVVSLEHKMGLHGSPTCVMSFEGARGWMIGEEGGGMRAMFTMMNNARLGVGCEGVGAAEGAYQHALCYAMERKQGRTPEGTIVGHADVRRMLAGVKADVLAARSIALSCAVALDMAAATGEADWAARAAFLTPIAKAFGTDVGIASAEAGVQVWGGMGFIEESGAAQYYRDVRVTAIYEGTNGIQAMDLVGRKLMDGGEAAARLLDEIEAQSEAAKAQMPDLAEAVWQAAETLRETTEALVARPMAERFGVAVPYLRAFARVLGGHFHLRAAMADPSGAHARLARFYITRLLPEHVGLLAEVAAADAELMAITAEDLAA; encoded by the coding sequence ATGGCCTATCGCGCGCCTGTCGCTGAATTTACGTTTTTACTCGACAAGGTGGTGGGCTTTGACGCGGTAACGGCGACCGAGCGCCATGCCGAGGCCACCCCCGACATGGTCGCGGCGGTGCTCGGCGAAGCGGGGCGGCTCTGCGACGAGGTGCTGGCGCCGCTCAATCGCGCGGGCGATCTGCAGGGGGCGGTGCTCGAAAATGGCGTGCTGCGCTCGACGCCGGGCTTCGCCGAAGGCTACCGCGCGATCGCCGAGGGCGGCTGGGTCGCGGTGGCCGGACCGGTCGAACATGGTGGCATGGGGCTGCCGCTGACCGTCGCCTCGGCGGTCAATGAGATGATGTCGGGGGCCTGTCTTGCGCTGCATCTCAACCCGCTGCTGACCCAAGGCCAGATCGAGGCGCTGGAGCATCACGCCAGCGAGGAGATTAAGGCGCTGTATCTGCCCAAGCTGATCTCGGGCGAATGGTCGGGGACGATGAACCTGACCGAGCCGCAGGCAGGCTCGGACGTGGGCGCGCTGTCGAGCAAGGCCGTGCCCAACGGCGATGGCACCTATGCGATCACCGGGCAGAAGATCTTCATCTCGTGGGGGGATTGCGACTTCACCGGCAATGTCTGCCACCTCGTGCTGGCGCGCCTGCCGGATGCGGCACCGGGCACCAAGGGCATCAGCCTGTTCCTTGTGCCGAAATACATTCCCGACGAGTTCGGCGCTCCGGGCGTGGCCAATGATCTGCGGGTGGTCAGCCTCGAGCATAAGATGGGGCTGCACGGCTCGCCGACCTGCGTGATGAGCTTTGAGGGCGCGCGCGGCTGGATGATCGGCGAGGAAGGCGGCGGCATGCGCGCCATGTTCACCATGATGAACAACGCTCGGCTCGGTGTTGGCTGCGAGGGCGTGGGGGCCGCCGAGGGCGCCTATCAGCACGCGCTTTGCTATGCGATGGAGCGCAAGCAGGGCCGCACGCCCGAGGGCACTATCGTCGGCCATGCGGACGTACGGCGGATGCTGGCGGGGGTGAAGGCCGATGTTCTGGCAGCGCGCTCCATCGCGCTCAGCTGCGCGGTGGCGCTCGACATGGCAGCGGCGACCGGTGAGGCCGACTGGGCCGCCCGCGCGGCCTTTCTCACACCGATCGCCAAGGCGTTTGGCACCGACGTGGGCATCGCCTCGGCAGAGGCGGGCGTGCAGGTCTGGGGCGGCATGGGGTTCATCGAGGAAAGCGGCGCCGCGCAATATTACCGCGATGTCCGGGTCACGGCGATCTATGAGGGCACCAACGGCATTCAGGCCATGGACCTTGTGGGGCGCAAGCTTATGGACGGCGGTGAGGCGGCGGCGCGGCTGCTGGACGAGATCGAGGCGCAGTCGGAGGCGGCGAAAGCGCAGATGCCCGATCTGGCCGAGGCGGTCTGGCAGGCTGCGGAGACGCTGCGCGAGACCACCGAAGCGCTGGTGGCGCGCCCCATGGCCGAGCGGTTTGGTGTGGCGGTGCCCTATCTGCGCGCCTTCGCCCGGGTGCTCGGGGGGCATTTCCATCTGCGCGCGGCCATGGCAGACCCGTCGGGCGCGCACGCACGGCTTGCGCGTTTCTACATCACGAGGCTTCTGCCCGAGCATGTCGGCCTGCTGGCCGAGGTCGCGGCGGCGGATGCCGAGCTGATGGCCATCACTGCCGAGGACCTTGCCGCCTGA
- a CDS encoding L-threonylcarbamoyladenylate synthase has translation MPDTPTLRLPADEAGIARAAELLRAGELVAFPTETVYGLGADARNDAAVAGIFEAKGRPSFNPLIVHVPSIEHAKELVEWSGTAENVARAFWPGPLTLVLPIRWDAGLSDRVTAGLDTLAVRLPAAPLARELLTAFGGPLAGPSANRSGRISPTTADHVLSTLDGRIAAVLDGGPCKVGLESTILGLSGRPTLLRPGGISAEQLSEALGHPVMRRQDNAAISAPGQTASHYAPRARMRLNAADWREGEARLGFGDMECDLNLSPSGDLEEAAANLFAHLHLLDASGAKIIAVAPVPHFGAGVAINDRLSRAAAPR, from the coding sequence ATGCCCGACACCCCCACCCTGCGCCTGCCCGCCGACGAGGCCGGGATCGCGCGCGCCGCCGAGTTGCTGCGCGCCGGAGAGCTTGTCGCCTTCCCGACCGAAACGGTCTACGGGCTGGGGGCCGACGCGCGCAATGACGCCGCCGTGGCGGGCATCTTTGAGGCCAAGGGCCGCCCCAGCTTCAACCCGCTGATCGTGCATGTGCCCAGCATCGAGCACGCCAAGGAACTGGTGGAATGGTCGGGCACCGCCGAAAATGTCGCCCGCGCCTTCTGGCCCGGTCCGCTGACGCTGGTGCTGCCGATCCGCTGGGATGCCGGTCTGTCGGACCGCGTCACCGCAGGCCTCGACACGCTGGCAGTGCGCCTGCCCGCGGCGCCGCTGGCGCGCGAGCTTCTCACCGCTTTCGGCGGCCCGCTCGCTGGCCCATCGGCCAACCGCTCGGGACGGATCAGCCCGACCACCGCCGATCACGTGCTGAGCACGCTCGACGGGCGCATCGCCGCGGTGCTCGATGGCGGCCCCTGCAAGGTGGGCCTCGAAAGCACGATCCTTGGCCTGTCGGGCCGCCCCACCCTGCTGCGCCCCGGCGGCATCAGCGCCGAACAACTGTCGGAGGCCCTCGGGCACCCGGTCATGCGGCGTCAGGACAACGCGGCCATTTCGGCCCCCGGCCAGACCGCCTCGCATTACGCGCCGCGCGCCCGCATGCGCCTCAACGCCGCCGACTGGCGCGAGGGCGAAGCGCGGCTCGGGTTTGGCGACATGGAGTGCGATCTGAACCTCTCGCCGAGCGGCGATCTGGAGGAGGCGGCGGCCAATCTCTTTGCGCATCTGCATCTGCTCGACGCCAGCGGAGCAAAGATCATCGCCGTCGCCCCGGTGCCGCATTTCGGTGCCGGTGTCGCGATCAACGACCGCCTCAGCCGCGCCGCCGCGCCGCGGTGA
- a CDS encoding electron transfer flavoprotein-ubiquinone oxidoreductase, giving the protein MAEIERESMEYDVVIVGAGPAGLSAAIRLKQLDADLNVVVLEKGSEVGAHILSGAVLDPCGLDALIPDWKEKGAPLNVPVTQDKFYLLGEAGKVTIPHWPMPKFMSNEGNYIVSMGNVCRWMAEQAEALGVEIFPGMACSELVYGENGEIKGVVAGEFGKNADGTPGPGYEPGMELHGKYVFLSEGVRGSLSKEVIEKYNLSDGKCPQKFGLGMKEIWEIDPAKHQEGRVEHTMGWPLGGNAGGGAFIYHLDNNQVYVGFVVHLNYRNPHLFPYMEFQRFKHHPHVADLLKGGKRVAYGARAISEGGFQSMPKMVAPGVALLGCSVGMVNVPRIKGNHNAMLSGKAAAEAAYEAIQAGRASDELTAYESEVREGAIGQDLWKVRNVKPLWSKTGLLGSLTLGGLDMWTNSFGFSLFGTVKHGKSDATATESAAAHQPIEYPKPDGKLSFDRLTNVSFSFTNHEESQPAHLKLKDPRVPLLDNLPKYAGPSQRYCPAGVYEFVEKDGKTEFVINFQNCVHCKTCDIKDPSQNINWTVPQGGDGPNYPNM; this is encoded by the coding sequence ATGGCCGAGATCGAGCGCGAGTCGATGGAATATGACGTGGTGATCGTGGGGGCGGGGCCGGCAGGCCTCTCCGCAGCGATCCGGCTCAAGCAACTCGATGCCGACCTGAATGTTGTGGTTCTCGAAAAGGGATCCGAGGTCGGCGCGCATATCCTTTCTGGTGCGGTGCTCGACCCCTGTGGTCTCGACGCGCTGATCCCCGACTGGAAGGAGAAGGGCGCGCCGCTGAACGTTCCGGTGACGCAGGACAAATTCTATCTGCTGGGCGAGGCTGGCAAGGTCACCATCCCGCATTGGCCAATGCCGAAGTTCATGTCGAACGAGGGCAATTACATCGTCTCCATGGGCAACGTCTGCCGCTGGATGGCCGAACAGGCCGAGGCGCTTGGCGTCGAGATTTTCCCCGGCATGGCCTGCTCGGAACTGGTCTACGGCGAGAACGGCGAGATCAAGGGCGTGGTCGCGGGCGAGTTCGGCAAGAACGCCGACGGCACCCCCGGTCCGGGCTATGAGCCGGGGATGGAACTGCACGGCAAATACGTCTTTCTGTCGGAAGGCGTGCGCGGCTCGCTGTCGAAGGAAGTGATCGAGAAATACAACCTCTCGGACGGCAAATGCCCGCAGAAGTTCGGACTCGGCATGAAGGAGATCTGGGAGATCGACCCTGCCAAGCACCAGGAAGGCCGGGTCGAGCACACCATGGGCTGGCCGCTGGGCGGCAATGCCGGGGGCGGGGCCTTCATCTACCATCTGGACAACAATCAGGTCTACGTCGGCTTCGTGGTGCACCTGAACTACCGCAACCCGCACCTCTTCCCCTACATGGAATTCCAGCGCTTCAAGCATCACCCGCATGTGGCGGACCTGCTCAAAGGCGGCAAGCGCGTGGCCTATGGCGCGCGGGCGATCTCCGAGGGCGGCTTCCAGTCGATGCCGAAGATGGTCGCGCCCGGCGTGGCGCTGCTCGGCTGCTCGGTGGGCATGGTCAACGTGCCGCGCATCAAGGGCAACCACAATGCCATGCTTTCGGGCAAAGCCGCGGCAGAGGCGGCCTATGAGGCGATCCAGGCGGGCCGCGCTTCGGACGAGCTCACAGCCTATGAGAGCGAAGTGCGCGAAGGGGCCATCGGGCAGGACCTGTGGAAGGTGCGCAACGTCAAGCCGCTGTGGTCGAAAACCGGCCTGCTGGGCTCGCTGACGCTTGGCGGCCTCGACATGTGGACCAACAGCTTCGGTTTCTCGCTCTTCGGCACGGTCAAGCACGGCAAGAGCGATGCCACGGCCACCGAGAGCGCGGCGGCGCATCAGCCGATCGAGTACCCCAAGCCCGACGGCAAGCTCAGCTTCGACCGGCTGACCAACGTCAGCTTCTCCTTCACCAACCACGAAGAGAGCCAGCCGGCGCATCTCAAGCTGAAGGATCCGCGCGTGCCGCTGCTTGATAACCTGCCGAAATACGCAGGCCCCTCGCAGCGCTACTGCCCGGCGGGTGTCTATGAGTTCGTCGAGAAGGACGGCAAGACCGAGTTCGTGATCAACTTCCAGAACTGCGTGCACTGCAAGACCTGCGATATCAAAGACCCTTCGCAGAACATCAACTGGACGGTTCCGCAGGGCGGCGACGGGCCGAACTACCCCAATATGTAA
- a CDS encoding aa3-type cytochrome c oxidase subunit IV yields the protein MADYKPGSMDITAQEKTFHGFIKFTIRMVYVIIAVLLFLAIFNS from the coding sequence ATGGCAGACTACAAGCCCGGCAGCATGGACATCACGGCCCAAGAGAAGACCTTTCACGGCTTCATCAAGTTCACCATCCGCATGGTCTATGTGATCATCGCAGTGCTGCTCTTCCTGGCGATCTTCAACTCCTGA
- a CDS encoding IS3 family transposase (programmed frameshift), with the protein MAGKREKPEDIVTKLRQVEVLHGQGLSMADAVRQIGISQHTFYRWRKQYGGMNRAQLSRLKELEKENLRLRRAVSDLTLEKLILTEAAPGKLLSPSRRRECVEHVCETLGISERRACRVLGQHRSTQRKPPQGREDEARLTADVIDLAREYGRYGYRRVAVLLRRAGWQVNHKRVARIWRREGLKVPHKQKKRGRLWLNDGSCVRLKPEHPNHVWSYDFVQDRTSDGRTYRTLNILDEYTREALMIRVDRRLNSTDVLDALTDLFIQRGPPRFIRSDNGPEFIAQKVRDWIELVGAKTAYIEPGSPWENGYCESFNSRFRDELLNGEVFYSLREAQILIEQWRKHYNTARPHSALGYRTPAPETFIPIDRRPTMH; encoded by the exons ATGGCTGGAAAGCGTGAGAAGCCGGAAGACATTGTCACCAAGCTGCGTCAGGTCGAGGTGTTGCATGGCCAGGGCCTGTCGATGGCCGATGCGGTGCGGCAGATCGGGATATCGCAGCATACCTTTTACCGGTGGCGGAAGCAGTATGGTGGGATGAACCGGGCACAGTTGTCGCGGCTGAAGGAACTCGAGAAGGAGAACCTGAGGCTGCGGCGGGCGGTATCTGACCTGACGCTCGAGAAGCTGATCCTGACCGAGGCTGCCC CAGGGAAACTTCTAAGCCCTTCGCGCCGCCGCGAATGCGTGGAGCATGTGTGCGAGACACTCGGCATCTCCGAACGCCGGGCCTGCCGGGTGCTCGGCCAACACCGCTCCACGCAGCGCAAGCCACCACAGGGCCGGGAAGACGAGGCGCGGCTGACCGCCGACGTCATCGATCTGGCCCGGGAGTATGGCCGCTACGGCTACCGCCGGGTCGCCGTGCTGCTGCGGCGTGCCGGCTGGCAGGTGAACCACAAGCGGGTGGCGCGCATTTGGCGGCGCGAAGGGCTCAAGGTCCCACACAAGCAGAAGAAGCGCGGCAGGCTCTGGCTGAACGATGGCTCTTGCGTGCGGCTGAAGCCCGAGCACCCCAACCACGTCTGGTCCTACGACTTCGTGCAGGACCGGACCAGTGACGGCCGGACCTACCGGACGCTCAACATCCTCGATGAATATACGCGGGAGGCGTTAATGATCCGTGTCGACAGGCGACTGAACTCCACCGATGTCCTGGACGCCCTGACCGATCTCTTCATCCAGCGCGGCCCGCCGCGGTTCATCCGGTCCGACAACGGCCCGGAGTTCATCGCGCAGAAGGTCCGCGACTGGATCGAGTTGGTGGGGGCGAAGACCGCCTACATCGAGCCGGGGTCACCCTGGGAGAACGGTTATTGCGAGAGCTTCAACAGCAGGTTCAGGGACGAACTCCTCAATGGCGAGGTCTTCTACTCGTTGAGGGAGGCGCAAATCCTCATCGAACAATGGCGAAAGCACTACAACACCGCTCGGCCGCATAGCGCTCTTGGATATCGGACACCGGCACCGGAGACATTCATCCCCATAGACCGAAGGCCGACCATGCATTAG
- a CDS encoding IS5 family transposase (programmed frameshift): MSDLFWLSDVQMARLAPYFPKSHGKPRVDDRRVLSGIIFINRNGLRWRDAPKEYGPHKTLYNRWKRWSDKGIFAQMMAGLAAEHGEKKTVMIDATYLKAHRTASSLGVKKGGGGRLIGRTKGGMNTKLHAICDSKGRPLNFFVSAGQVSDYIGARALLRGLPDVDWLLGDRGYDADWFREALQDKGIRACIPGRKQRKATVRYDKRRYKRRNRIEIMFGRLKDWRRVATRYDRLSQPL; encoded by the exons ATGTCTGATCTCTTTTGGCTGAGCGATGTGCAGATGGCGCGCCTCGCGCCCTACTTCCCGAAGTCCCACGGCAAGCCTCGTGTCGATGATCGCCGCGTGTTGAGCGGGATTATCTTCATCAACCGCAATGGGTTACGCTGGCGGGATGCGCCCAAAGAGTATGGTCCCCACAAGACACTCTACAACCGCTGGAAGCGGTGGAGTGATAAGGGCATCTTCGCACAGATGATGGCCGGGCTGGCCGCCGAACACGGTGAGAAGAAGACCGTGATGATCGACGCAACCTACCTCAAGGCACATCGCACCGCGTCCAGCCTGGGCGTGAAAAAAGGGGGCG GTGGCCGACTGATTGGCCGCACCAAGGGCGGCATGAACACCAAGTTGCATGCCATCTGCGACAGCAAAGGCCGGCCGCTCAACTTCTTCGTGTCTGCCGGGCAGGTGAGCGATTACATCGGGGCGCGGGCCCTGTTGCGCGGTCTGCCAGATGTAGACTGGCTGCTCGGGGACCGGGGCTATGACGCCGATTGGTTCCGGGAAGCCCTGCAAGACAAGGGTATACGCGCCTGCATACCTGGCCGAAAACAGCGTAAGGCGACTGTCAGATACGACAAGCGGCGCTACAAACGGCGCAACCGGATCGAGATCATGTTCGGCAGGCTCAAGGACTGGCGGCGTGTCGCAACCAGATACGACAGATTGAGCCAGCCCCTTTGA
- the metG gene encoding methionine--tRNA ligase: MARHLITSAIPYINGIKHLGNLVGSQLPADLFARYQRARGNEVLFLCATDEHGTPAELAAAKAGKPVAEYCAEMHEVQSKIAEGFRLSFDHFGRSSSPQNHKLTQHFAGVLAERGLIREVSETQMYSPTDGRYLPDRYIEGTCPNCGFEDARGDQCDNCTKQLDPVDLINPRSVISGATDLQMRETKHLYLCQSQMKDELEAWIDSKTDWPVLTTSIAKKWLNDGDGLQDRGITRDLDWGIPVKKGDEDWPGMEGKVFYVWFDAPIEYIACSQEWVDAGKGDDWERWWRTDKGAEDVTYTQFMGKDNVPFHTLSFPATILGSGEPWKLVDYIKSFNYLNYDGGQFSTSRGRGVFMDQALEILPADYWRWWLLSHAPESSDSEFTWENFQSSVNKDLADVLGNFASRVTKFCRSKFGEVVPEGGAMGDLEAKLIADLAEKIREYETQMEAHEVRKAAGALRAAWVLGNEYLQEAAPWSTFKTDPEAAAMQIRLALNMIRLYAVISSPFIPDASAQLLAALKTEDDSWPGDLAAALDVLPAGHTFEVPDVTFRKITDAERDDWQERFAGTR, encoded by the coding sequence ATGGCACGTCATCTGATCACCTCGGCGATCCCCTATATCAACGGGATCAAGCATCTCGGAAACCTCGTGGGCAGCCAGCTGCCGGCCGATCTCTTCGCCCGCTACCAGCGCGCGCGCGGCAACGAGGTGCTGTTCCTCTGCGCCACCGACGAGCACGGCACCCCCGCCGAGCTCGCCGCCGCCAAGGCCGGCAAGCCGGTGGCCGAATATTGCGCCGAGATGCACGAGGTGCAGTCGAAGATCGCCGAGGGCTTCCGCCTCAGCTTCGATCACTTTGGCCGCTCGTCGAGCCCGCAGAACCACAAGCTGACCCAGCATTTCGCCGGGGTGCTGGCCGAGCGAGGACTGATCCGCGAAGTGTCGGAGACACAGATGTATTCGCCCACTGACGGGCGCTACCTGCCGGACCGCTACATCGAGGGCACCTGCCCGAACTGCGGCTTCGAGGATGCGCGCGGCGATCAATGCGACAATTGCACCAAGCAGCTCGATCCGGTGGACCTGATCAACCCGCGCTCGGTGATCTCGGGCGCCACCGACCTGCAGATGCGCGAGACCAAGCACCTCTACCTCTGCCAGAGCCAGATGAAGGACGAGCTGGAGGCGTGGATCGACAGCAAGACCGACTGGCCGGTGCTGACCACCTCGATCGCCAAGAAATGGCTGAACGACGGCGATGGCCTGCAGGACCGCGGCATCACCCGCGACCTCGACTGGGGCATCCCGGTCAAGAAGGGCGACGAAGACTGGCCCGGCATGGAAGGCAAGGTCTTCTACGTCTGGTTCGACGCGCCCATCGAATATATCGCCTGCTCGCAGGAGTGGGTCGACGCGGGCAAAGGCGACGATTGGGAGCGCTGGTGGCGCACCGACAAGGGCGCGGAAGACGTGACCTACACGCAGTTCATGGGCAAGGACAACGTGCCCTTTCACACCCTCTCGTTCCCGGCCACGATCCTCGGCAGCGGCGAGCCGTGGAAGCTGGTCGACTACATCAAGTCGTTCAACTACCTCAACTACGACGGCGGTCAGTTCAGCACCTCGCGCGGGCGCGGCGTGTTCATGGATCAGGCGCTGGAGATCCTCCCGGCGGACTATTGGCGCTGGTGGCTGCTCAGCCACGCCCCGGAAAGCTCGGATAGCGAGTTCACCTGGGAGAACTTCCAGTCCTCGGTGAACAAGGACCTCGCCGACGTGCTCGGCAACTTCGCCTCGCGCGTGACCAAGTTCTGCCGCTCGAAGTTCGGCGAAGTGGTGCCCGAAGGCGGCGCCATGGGCGATCTGGAGGCCAAGCTGATCGCAGATCTGGCGGAGAAGATCCGCGAGTATGAGACGCAGATGGAAGCGCATGAGGTCCGCAAGGCCGCTGGCGCGCTGCGCGCCGCCTGGGTTCTGGGCAACGAATACCTGCAGGAAGCCGCGCCGTGGTCGACCTTCAAGACCGATCCCGAGGCCGCGGCGATGCAGATCCGCCTCGCGCTCAACATGATCCGTCTCTACGCGGTGATCTCCTCGCCCTTCATCCCCGACGCCTCGGCACAGCTTCTGGCGGCGCTGAAGACCGAGGACGACAGCTGGCCGGGCGATCTGGCTGCGGCGCTCGACGTGCTGCCCGCGGGCCACACCTTCGAGGTTCCCGATGTGACCTTCCGCAAGATCACCGATGCCGAGCGCGACGACTGGCAGGAGCGCTTTGCCGGCACGCGCTGA
- a CDS encoding MBL fold metallo-hydrolase translates to MKPGLHYPHETPPAWGEATEIAEGVLWLRLPLPMKLDHVNCYALDDGDGWTLIDTGINSGRARGIWEKLLAGPLAGKPVRRVVVTHHHPDHMGLAGWFQEQGAELLTTRTAWLFARMLQLDAQEAPPPEQIAYWQRCGMEPRVLERRRKERPFNFADCVWPMPLGFTRLQQGDVLRMGGRDWEVHMGHGHAPEHATFWSKDDALVLAGDQVLSTISSNLGVYATEPEADPVGDWLESCERLAKMARDDHYVLGGHKLPFTGLPFRLRQLIDNHHGALERLEDFLDTPKSAGACFAPLFKRTIGDAEYGLAIVEAMAHCQHLYLEGRATRTEGADGAWLWQAACG, encoded by the coding sequence ATGAAGCCTGGATTGCATTACCCGCACGAAACGCCGCCCGCATGGGGCGAGGCCACAGAGATCGCCGAGGGCGTTCTGTGGCTGCGCCTGCCGCTGCCGATGAAGCTCGATCACGTGAACTGCTACGCGCTGGATGACGGCGACGGCTGGACGCTGATCGACACCGGCATCAACTCGGGGCGCGCGCGGGGCATCTGGGAAAAGCTGCTCGCCGGGCCGCTGGCGGGCAAACCGGTGCGGCGGGTGGTGGTCACCCATCACCACCCCGATCACATGGGGCTGGCGGGCTGGTTTCAGGAGCAGGGCGCGGAGCTGCTGACCACGCGCACCGCGTGGCTGTTCGCACGCATGCTGCAGCTTGACGCGCAGGAGGCGCCGCCGCCCGAGCAGATCGCCTATTGGCAGCGCTGCGGCATGGAGCCGCGGGTGCTGGAGCGGCGGCGCAAGGAGCGGCCTTTCAACTTCGCCGATTGCGTCTGGCCGATGCCACTGGGCTTCACCCGGCTGCAGCAGGGCGACGTGCTGCGCATGGGCGGGCGCGACTGGGAGGTGCATATGGGCCATGGCCACGCGCCCGAGCACGCCACTTTCTGGTCGAAAGACGATGCGCTGGTGCTGGCCGGGGATCAGGTGCTCTCGACGATCAGCTCCAACCTTGGCGTCTATGCCACCGAGCCCGAGGCTGACCCGGTGGGCGACTGGCTCGAATCCTGCGAGCGGCTGGCCAAAATGGCGCGCGACGATCACTACGTGCTGGGCGGGCACAAGCTGCCCTTCACCGGGCTGCCCTTCCGCCTGCGCCAACTGATCGACAATCACCACGGCGCGCTTGAGCGGCTGGAGGACTTCCTCGACACGCCAAAGAGCGCGGGCGCGTGCTTTGCGCCGCTCTTCAAGCGCACCATCGGCGATGCGGAATACGGGCTCGCCATTGTCGAGGCCATGGCGCATTGCCAGCACCTCTATCTGGAAGGCCGGGCGACACGGACCGAAGGCGCCGATGGCGCATGGCTGTGGCAGGCCGCGTGCGGTTGA
- a CDS encoding AzlC family ABC transporter permease, with protein MARSDTGSYYWQGVRAGLPFLLVIGPFATLFGVLANEAGLNLFDTLSFSVVVIAGAAQFVSLQMLQDHVPALIVLASALAVNLRMAMYSAAITPHLGALPLWKRAICAYFLVDQTYASSALQFERSPEMTLPQKFAFFMGTMTPICPPWYIFTLVGAWVGEAIPADFGLDFALPIAFLAMIAPALRTGAHVVAALVATLGTLLLAWMPYNLGVLCAAALGMMAGAETERRMQR; from the coding sequence ATGGCACGATCGGACACGGGTTCTTACTACTGGCAGGGTGTGCGCGCGGGTCTGCCGTTCCTGCTGGTGATCGGCCCCTTTGCCACGCTCTTCGGCGTGCTCGCCAATGAGGCGGGGCTGAACCTCTTCGACACGCTTTCCTTTTCGGTGGTGGTGATTGCCGGGGCCGCGCAATTTGTCTCGCTGCAGATGCTGCAGGACCATGTGCCCGCGCTGATCGTGCTGGCCTCGGCGCTTGCGGTGAACCTGCGTATGGCGATGTATTCCGCTGCGATCACCCCGCATCTGGGCGCGCTGCCGCTGTGGAAACGCGCGATCTGCGCCTATTTCCTTGTCGATCAGACCTACGCCTCATCGGCGCTGCAGTTCGAACGCTCGCCCGAGATGACCCTGCCGCAGAAGTTCGCCTTCTTCATGGGGACGATGACGCCGATTTGCCCACCGTGGTACATCTTCACGCTGGTCGGTGCTTGGGTGGGCGAAGCGATCCCCGCCGATTTCGGCCTCGATTTCGCGCTGCCCATCGCCTTTCTGGCGATGATCGCCCCGGCGCTGCGCACGGGCGCGCATGTGGTGGCGGCGCTGGTCGCGACGCTGGGCACGCTGCTGCTGGCATGGATGCCCTATAACCTCGGCGTGCTCTGCGCCGCCGCGCTCGGCATGATGGCCGGGGCCGAGACCGAACGGAGGATGCAGCGATGA